A single genomic interval of Aedes aegypti strain LVP_AGWG chromosome 1, AaegL5.0 Primary Assembly, whole genome shotgun sequence harbors:
- the LOC5568349 gene encoding uncharacterized protein LOC5568349 — MKLSVVFLIVLGVLVFQSQAQSYSSRGYRKDDFEEHDKNGKGDDDDDDRDSSKLPIPIISDEAADAIVKGSELLAEALKVVVENEVYDKTEVLTHMRSLLMDVNSMLNVLFTKVSGAVTNRITRSRGPEDPLSELISTVKRAAKDIKEKLIRTLERKIKPSELSDIINALNDIVERVENLNVFKPKSRSPFRPFQFDESFDKGDKNDKGNDKDKDKDKDKDDYHYHEGLDLETVISEWATAVEGLAKAVKILAKAIQKAISSRTLAIMFQKSVQKSLSISASGISSVSTKLNSALESVKTTLGMFSQTTLTQINQSYSSITSNPNKWHHRLLSKLFDFLASYSGYVHKEYLHTIASSVKRAELEIASKLIRETRKTGFEISDIAIYITDRAASSSNPRATSECSLKQLQKLNPSSLSRLSDCLTNEASNIRSMTSQGKQLLTLAKDNAVNIVTQLSVCNSGTDKCYQQFSDVFDGKKERAKEDLKSAAEQTERTLKAITGRIDSCLEAVAEEILTEAKKCRKNFDFCMKF; from the exons ATGAAGTTATCGGTGGTGTTTCTGATTGTGCTAGGCGTCCTTGTGTTTCAATCACAAGCTCAAAGTTATAGCAGCAGAGGTTATCGCAAGGATGACTTCGAGGAGCATGATAAAAATGGAAaaggtgatgatgatgatgacgatcgaGACAGCAGTAAGCTCCCCATCCCTATCATTAGTGATGAAGCAGCGGACGCTATAGTTAAAGGATCAGAGCTGCTAGCAGAGGCACTGAAGGTGGTAGTCGAGAATGAGGTCTACGACAAGACGGAAGTCCTTACCCATATGCGGTCATTACTCATGGATGTGAACTCGATGCTGAACGTTCTCTTCACGAAGGTTTCTGGTGCAGTTACCAACAGAATTACTAGATCCAGGGGACCAGAAGATCCCCTGTCGGAGTTGATTTCCACAGTAAAGAGAGCTGCAAAAGATATCAAGGAGAAACTTATCAGAACCCTGGAAAGGAAAATCAAACCATCCGAATTGTCGGATATAATCAACGCGCTAAACGATATAGTAGAAAGAGTGGAAAATCTCAATGTCTTCAAGCCGAAATCACGCTCGCCATTCAGGCCTTTCCAGTTTGATGAAAGCTTCGATAAAGGTGATAAGAATGATAAGGGTAACGATAAGGATAAGGATAAGGATAAGGATAAGGACGATTATCACTACCACGAGGGTCTGGATCTGGAAACGGTGATTTCCGAATGGGCAACTGCCGTTGAAGGACTCGCTAAAGCCGTGAAAATTCTGGCGAAGGCAATCCAAAAAGCCATCTCTTCCAGAACCCTGGCCATAATGTTTCAAAAATCGGTCCAGAAGTCTTTGTCCATCAGTGCATCAGGCATTAGCTCGGTCTCGACGAAACTCAACAGTGCTTTGGAGAGCGTGAAAACCACACTCGGCATGTTCAGCCAGACAACTCTGACGCAGATCAACCAAAGCTATTCGTCGATCACATCCAACCCTAACAAATGGCATCATCGTCTGCTCAGCAAACTTTTCGATTTCCTCGCTTCCTACAGTGGCTACGTTCACAAGGAATACCTCCATACGATAGCTTCAAGTGTCAAGAGAGCCGAGCTCGAAATTGCCTCCAAGCTCATCAGGGAAACAAGGAAGACGGGATTCGAGATCTCCGACATTGCCATTTACATCACCGATCGTGCCGCGTCCAGTTCCAACCCTCGAGCCACATCCGAATGCTCCCTCAAACAGCTCCAGAAGCTGAATCCAAGCTCCTTGAGCCGTTTGTCCGACTGCTTAACCAACGAAGCTAGCAACATCAGAAGTATGACATCTCAAGGAAAGCAACTGCTCACCCTGGCCAAGGACAATGCAGTGAACATCGTGACCCAACTGTCGGTCTGCAACAGCGGAACCGATAAGTGCTACCAGCAG TTCTCCGATGTTTTCGACGGAAAGAAGGAGCGCGCCAAGGAGGATCTGAAATCCGCCGCAGAACAGACGGAGCGAACGCTGAAGGCCATCACTGGACGGATCGACAGCTGCCTGGAAGCTGTGGCCGAGGAAATTCTTACGGAGGCCAAGAAGTGTCGGAAGAACTTCGATTTCTGCATGAAGTTTTGA